The Coregonus clupeaformis isolate EN_2021a chromosome 8, ASM2061545v1, whole genome shotgun sequence genome has a segment encoding these proteins:
- the LOC123491543 gene encoding oocyte zinc finger protein XlCOF6-like isoform X1 — translation MSSQSYSPPAKKEVCWTEKEPLGLNIVVKEEEEDTVKGEEEAFRTIKEKEELITLKEEEGVVIVNEEKGPFVVKEEAVIVNEEKGPFVVKEDTLTLKEEEEDCIVKEEKEEEIAISIKEEEGEETEDTKPRQNAVFWPSQASIVKEDIRKIQEEYRLAPMSPSQTVDYDENAIHCNKEWDMEDKDWFPSNRLEVESAPGRYTTEQRESGDKSFPPPSPLPESPGRASPASSLMWGLKRVSVRLVDCRKTPGLSGTAREGDEEEEKGKGDSDSMSSSKNNGERLESQSNSGKCTSGEPDPETPKPARPHHCLQCGKRFTKLRNLKDHERIHTGEKPYHCSQCGKSFTQSGHLKTHERTHTGEKPYPCSQCGKTFTRLGHLKDHKRTHKGEKPYHCFQCGKSFTQSGNLRMHERIHTGKKHTHCVERPFQCAQCGKRFIRSAHLKEHKRTHTGEKTFQCSQCGKGFTWLWTLKDHERTHTGDRPFQCFQCGKSFTHLGNLKMHKRIHTGEKPHHCSLCGKSFTQVGHLKTHERTHTGEKPFHCSLCGKSFTELGSLKKHNRIHKGEKPFHCSLCGKSFTQLGSLKTHEWTHTEEKPHLCSQCGRSFVELRGLKEHERIHTGEEKTYHCSHCGKGFGRSGHLKVHERTHTGEKPYQCSQCENTFFSSGHRKSHERTHLVERQRPFQCSQCGKRFIQSSHLKDHMTIHTGEKPFQCSQCGKGFTRLRRLKTHEMTHTGNKPFQSS, via the exons atgagctctcAAAGCTACTCCCCCCCTGCTAAAAAAGAGGTCTGCTGGACAGAGAAAGAACctctggggctgaacattgtcgtaaaagaagaagaggaggatacAGTAAAAGGAGAGGAAGAAGCTTTCAGAACGATAAAGGAGAAAGAGGAGCTAATCACATTGAAAGAAGAAGAGGGGGTTGTTATAGTGAACGAAGAGAAAGGACCGTTTGTAGTGAAAGAGGAGGCTGTTATAGTGAACGAAGAGAAAGGACCATTTGTAGTGAAAGAGGATACTCTCAcattgaaagaagaagaggaggattgtatagtgaaagaagagaaagaggaagagattgCGATCTCAAtaaaagaggaggaaggagaggagactgaagacACCA AGCCAAGGCAAAATGCTGTTTTCTGGCCCTCCCAGGCCTCTATAGTGAAAGAGGACATCAGAAAGATACAGGAAGAATATAGGTTGGCACCCATGAGTCCCAGCCAGACTGTTGATTATGATGAAAATGCTATTCACTGCAACAAAGAATGGGACATGGAGGACAAGGATTGGTTTCCTAGCAACCGGCTGGAGGTGGAGTCAGCTCCAGGGAGGTACACAACAGAGCAGAGGGAGAGTGGC GACAAGTCTttcccacccccctcccctctcccggAGTCCCCAGGTCGTGCCTCTCCTGCTAGTTCCTTAATGTggggtctgaagagggtgtctgtgcgGCTGGTCGATtgcaggaaaacaccggggcTGAGTGGAACTGCGAGAGAaggagatgaagaggaggaaaaAGGAAAGGGAGATTCAGATTCGATGTCATCAAGTAAGAACAATG gagagagactaGAGTCTCAATCGAACAGCGGAAAGTGTacttcaggggaaccagacccagagacgccCAAACCAGCGCGACCACACCACTGCTTGCAGTGTGGAAAGAGGTTTACTAAGTTACGGAACCTAAAAGATCATgaaagaatacacacaggagaaaagccttaccactgctcccaatgtggaaagagttttactcagtcagGGCACCTGAAAacgcatgagaggacacacacaggagaaaagccttaccccTGCTCCCAATGTGGAAAGACTTTTACCCGGTTAGGGCACCTTAAAGATCATAAGAGAACACACaaaggggagaagccttaccactgctttcagtgtggaaagagtttcacccAGTCAGGGAACCTGAGaatgcatgagagaatacacactgggaaaaaacacacacactgtgtagAGAGGCCTTTCCAATGtgctcagtgtggaaagagatttatcCGGTCAGCACATCTGAAAGAGcataagagaacacacacaggagaaaaaacATTCCAATGTtctcagtgtggaaagggttttacctggttatggaccctgaaagaccatgaaagaacacacacaggagataggCCTTTCCAATGCTTCCAGTGTGGAAAAAGTTTTACCCATTTAGGGAACCTAAAAATgcataagagaatacacacaggagagaagcctcaccactgctccctgtgtggaaagagttttacacaGGTAGGGCACCTGAAAacacatgagaggacacacacaggagagaagcctttccactgctccctgtgtggaaagagttttactgagttagggagcctgaaaaaACATAACAGAATACACAAAGGCGagaagcctttccactgctccctgtgcggaaagagttttacccagttagggagcctgaaaacACATGAGTGGACACACACAGAAGAGAAGCCTCACCTCTGCTCACAGTGTGGAAGGAGTTTTGTTGAGTTAAGGGGcctgaaagagcatgagagaatacatACAGGGGAAGAGAAAACATACCACTGTTCTCATTGTGGGAAGGGTTTCGGGCGATCAGGGCATCTAAAAGTGCATGAAAGAACACACACTGGCGAGAAGCCGTATCAGTGCTCCCAGTGTGAAAATACATTTTTCTCATCAGGGCACCGTAAATCACATGAGAGAACACACttagtagagagacagaggcctttccaatgctctcagtgtggaaagagattcaTCCAGTCATCTCATCTGAAAGATCACATGacaatacacacaggagaaaaaccattccaatgctctcagtgtggaaagggttttaccagGTTAAGGAGATTGAAAACCCACGAGATGACACACACAGGAAATAAGCCTTTCCAATCCTCCTAG
- the LOC123491543 gene encoding oocyte zinc finger protein XlCOF6-like isoform X2 gives MSSQSYSPPAKKEVCWTEKEPLGLNIVVKEEEEDTVKGEEEAFRTIKEKEELITLKEEEGVVIVNEEKGPFVVKEEAVIVNEEKGPFVVKEDTLTLKEEEEDCIVKEEKEEEIAISIKEEEGEETEDTKPRQNAVFWPSQASIVKEDIRKIQEEYRLAPMSPSQTVDYDENAIHCNKEWDMEDKDWFPSNRLEVESAPGRYTTEQRESGDKSFPPPSPLPESPGRASPASSLMWGLKRVSVRLVDCRKTPGLSGTAREGDEEEEKGKGDSDSMSSRERLESQSNSGKCTSGEPDPETPKPARPHHCLQCGKRFTKLRNLKDHERIHTGEKPYHCSQCGKSFTQSGHLKTHERTHTGEKPYPCSQCGKTFTRLGHLKDHKRTHKGEKPYHCFQCGKSFTQSGNLRMHERIHTGKKHTHCVERPFQCAQCGKRFIRSAHLKEHKRTHTGEKTFQCSQCGKGFTWLWTLKDHERTHTGDRPFQCFQCGKSFTHLGNLKMHKRIHTGEKPHHCSLCGKSFTQVGHLKTHERTHTGEKPFHCSLCGKSFTELGSLKKHNRIHKGEKPFHCSLCGKSFTQLGSLKTHEWTHTEEKPHLCSQCGRSFVELRGLKEHERIHTGEEKTYHCSHCGKGFGRSGHLKVHERTHTGEKPYQCSQCENTFFSSGHRKSHERTHLVERQRPFQCSQCGKRFIQSSHLKDHMTIHTGEKPFQCSQCGKGFTRLRRLKTHEMTHTGNKPFQSS, from the exons atgagctctcAAAGCTACTCCCCCCCTGCTAAAAAAGAGGTCTGCTGGACAGAGAAAGAACctctggggctgaacattgtcgtaaaagaagaagaggaggatacAGTAAAAGGAGAGGAAGAAGCTTTCAGAACGATAAAGGAGAAAGAGGAGCTAATCACATTGAAAGAAGAAGAGGGGGTTGTTATAGTGAACGAAGAGAAAGGACCGTTTGTAGTGAAAGAGGAGGCTGTTATAGTGAACGAAGAGAAAGGACCATTTGTAGTGAAAGAGGATACTCTCAcattgaaagaagaagaggaggattgtatagtgaaagaagagaaagaggaagagattgCGATCTCAAtaaaagaggaggaaggagaggagactgaagacACCA AGCCAAGGCAAAATGCTGTTTTCTGGCCCTCCCAGGCCTCTATAGTGAAAGAGGACATCAGAAAGATACAGGAAGAATATAGGTTGGCACCCATGAGTCCCAGCCAGACTGTTGATTATGATGAAAATGCTATTCACTGCAACAAAGAATGGGACATGGAGGACAAGGATTGGTTTCCTAGCAACCGGCTGGAGGTGGAGTCAGCTCCAGGGAGGTACACAACAGAGCAGAGGGAGAGTGGC GACAAGTCTttcccacccccctcccctctcccggAGTCCCCAGGTCGTGCCTCTCCTGCTAGTTCCTTAATGTggggtctgaagagggtgtctgtgcgGCTGGTCGATtgcaggaaaacaccggggcTGAGTGGAACTGCGAGAGAaggagatgaagaggaggaaaaAGGAAAGGGAGATTCAGATTCGATGTCATCAA gagagagactaGAGTCTCAATCGAACAGCGGAAAGTGTacttcaggggaaccagacccagagacgccCAAACCAGCGCGACCACACCACTGCTTGCAGTGTGGAAAGAGGTTTACTAAGTTACGGAACCTAAAAGATCATgaaagaatacacacaggagaaaagccttaccactgctcccaatgtggaaagagttttactcagtcagGGCACCTGAAAacgcatgagaggacacacacaggagaaaagccttaccccTGCTCCCAATGTGGAAAGACTTTTACCCGGTTAGGGCACCTTAAAGATCATAAGAGAACACACaaaggggagaagccttaccactgctttcagtgtggaaagagtttcacccAGTCAGGGAACCTGAGaatgcatgagagaatacacactgggaaaaaacacacacactgtgtagAGAGGCCTTTCCAATGtgctcagtgtggaaagagatttatcCGGTCAGCACATCTGAAAGAGcataagagaacacacacaggagaaaaaacATTCCAATGTtctcagtgtggaaagggttttacctggttatggaccctgaaagaccatgaaagaacacacacaggagataggCCTTTCCAATGCTTCCAGTGTGGAAAAAGTTTTACCCATTTAGGGAACCTAAAAATgcataagagaatacacacaggagagaagcctcaccactgctccctgtgtggaaagagttttacacaGGTAGGGCACCTGAAAacacatgagaggacacacacaggagagaagcctttccactgctccctgtgtggaaagagttttactgagttagggagcctgaaaaaACATAACAGAATACACAAAGGCGagaagcctttccactgctccctgtgcggaaagagttttacccagttagggagcctgaaaacACATGAGTGGACACACACAGAAGAGAAGCCTCACCTCTGCTCACAGTGTGGAAGGAGTTTTGTTGAGTTAAGGGGcctgaaagagcatgagagaatacatACAGGGGAAGAGAAAACATACCACTGTTCTCATTGTGGGAAGGGTTTCGGGCGATCAGGGCATCTAAAAGTGCATGAAAGAACACACACTGGCGAGAAGCCGTATCAGTGCTCCCAGTGTGAAAATACATTTTTCTCATCAGGGCACCGTAAATCACATGAGAGAACACACttagtagagagacagaggcctttccaatgctctcagtgtggaaagagattcaTCCAGTCATCTCATCTGAAAGATCACATGacaatacacacaggagaaaaaccattccaatgctctcagtgtggaaagggttttaccagGTTAAGGAGATTGAAAACCCACGAGATGACACACACAGGAAATAAGCCTTTCCAATCCTCCTAG